The proteins below come from a single Miscanthus floridulus cultivar M001 chromosome 1, ASM1932011v1, whole genome shotgun sequence genomic window:
- the LOC136474013 gene encoding uncharacterized protein isoform X1 produces MSTSSASSEIDSEDDDFMVAYIALECMGSTGRKKAEIPMTIPTMTGIQWVEITLQNPTECYNMFRMRRSVFLYLHDTLVENYGFKASRGMCTKEALAMFLWACGAPQSFRQVKNKFTHSLETISRKFTEVLKCVMQLAFYIVRPTYPHFSSIHPKLQEARFWPHFKDCIGAIDGTHIPVTVPLHEQPKYIGRHGYASQNVMAVCDFDMRFIFVVTGWPGSVHDSRVLLDTLVTYKQQFPHPPEGKYYLVDSGYPNKKGYLAPYKGQRYHVSEWQHDHTPVGFKEVFNNAHSSLRNVIERSFGVLKMKWRILLKMPKYSVNKQSKIIVACMALHNFIRDNSINDAHFQLNIQEEGTDGPESSSGEGSASGDDMDMSALRDAIATAMVG; encoded by the exons ATGAGTACATCTAGTGCTTCTAGTGAAATTGACTCAGAAGATGATGACTTTATGGTGGCATACATTGCTTTGGAGTGCATGGGTAGTACAGGTAGAAAGAAAGCTGAAATTCCTATGACAATTCCAACTATGACTGGAATCCAGTGGGTTGAGATCACACTCCAAAATCCAACTGAATGCTATAACATGTTCAGAATGAGAAGGTCAGTTTTCCTATACCTTCATGACACCTTGGTAGAAAATTATGGCTTCAAAGCAAGTAGAGGAATGTGTACGAAGGAAGCCTTAGCAATGTTTTTGTGGGCATGTGGTGCACCTCAATCATTTAGGCAAGTGAAGAACAAGTTCACCCACTCATTAGAAACTATTAGCAGGAAATTTACAGAGGTACTTAAGTGTGTCATGCAGTTGGCTTTTTACATTGTGAGGCCTACATATCCACATTTTAGTTCTATACATCCTAAGCTACAAGAAGCTAGGTTTTGGCCTCATTTCAAAGATTGCATTGGTGCAATCGATGGCACACATATACCAGTAACTGTTCCATTGCATGAGCAACCTAAATACATTGGTCGTCATGGTTATGCTTCGCAAAATGTAATGGCGGTCTGTGACTTTGATATGCGGTTCATATTTGTTGTCACTGGTTGGCCCGGATCTGTGCATGACAGTCGTGTCTTATTGGATACTCTAGTCACATACAAGCAACAATTCCCACACCCTCCCGAAG GGAAGTATTATCTCGTCGATTCAGGATATCCTAATAAAAAAGGATATCTTGCACCATACAAGGGACAAAGGTACCATGTTTCTGAATGGCAACACGATCATACTCCAGTGGGATTCAAGGAGGTGTTCAATAATGCGCATTCAAGTTTGAGAAACGTGATTGAGAGGTCATTTGGAGTCCTAAAGATGAAATGGCGCATTCTCTTGAAGATGCCCAAATATTCAGTGAACAAGCAATCAAAAATTATAGTTGCTTGTATGGCCCTTCACAATTTCATTAGAGACAATTCCATAAATGATGCTCACTTTCAATTAAATATCCAAGAAGAAGGTACAGATGGACCCGAATCCAGCTCGGGTGAAGGAAGTGCTTCTGGAGATGATATGGATATGAGTGCTTTGCGTGATGCTATAGCCACGGCTATGGTTGGTTGA